The nucleotide window AGTCACGTACTAGAACACACCAGACCGCGCATCTCGAAGGTGGCGTTTGAGTCGCCCATCGAAGTGATCCTCAGCGCCTGGAAGCCAACACTTGTTGTTCTTGCTCCTGGATATCCTGACACGGAGAGGCTTTGAGGCTCACGTATCACATCAAGGTCTTGACAGCCGAGCATCAATATTGAGAGTAGAACGACAGCAGTCGGTAGTCCAGTTGGCCTCTGCCATCGGCCGACGCGTAGTGACGAGGCGTCGAGGTATGGACCTCAGCTGGCAAGGCTTGGTGGTCCGGACCACCACGGAATTCCTCAACCTGCACTGGCCCATCACgagcggcgccatcgcgaGAAGACGCATACCAGCTCGGCCACATTGTCTCTGAAGCGCGTCAGTTAGTCGCGTCGCCGATGTGCCGGTGCTGTTCCAGTTGAAGGAGTGCCATCGCTCGTCATCACGAGCACCTCGGTGCTTCGGAAGTCGTGGCGAGACTCAGCATGGATGCAGGCCGTCGTAATGGGAGCCGTCGAACGGGACAGACTGATGATTTCGACCTGAGATGCCACCGTGTCAGCACTCGTACGCACGCCTTGGGCATATGTCGAGCAATACCTACACTCTCGCAAGCGCAGTGCAGAGAGAGGCTGGTGATGGCGCTCTCACACTCCGTCTGGAATTCTGCGTGGTGGGGCGACTTGGACCCTGGAAAGGAAGGGAGACAGGCCCTCCGTGGTTGCCCCATCTGGGCGCCCGGGGGGTCTCCTGCCACCCAATGGCACAAGGCCCCTCTTCCCATCGGTTGGCAagcgcgggcgagcgcggggTCGGTCGTCTGTcaccgcctcgaggcggccacgagCCCAAGAGGCGGGCGCGACCGTGGCCGTGCTGCCTGAGCGACCTGAACCTGCGATTGCTCTGTGCTTCGGAGGAAGGAGCGAGGGGGGCCGCGATAGGACGGTGATGGAGGTGCCTCCCGGCTCCAGCGTCCACCACTTGGCTTGAGAGATCTGCCACGAGCTTAGGTTAgtgccctcccccctctaTCCACTCGCCACAACCACGCGCGTGCACGACTCGGCAAAGCACTCGAACGGAcgaaccaccaccaacaccaccaccaacgagACGGTGGTGgacatcgccgccgaagTCGCGAGCCAAATCTAAAACCAGAGAGCAGAGCCAAAGCGCAGGGGCGCGCACGCCCaaggatggagggagggagggaggctcCTCGACACGGCGACCCGGGCGAGTGATGTCAGTGTGCTCGGTAgtgcgacgcccgcccgccaatGCCACCTCGGCTGCCCCTTGGGACACCCCCTCCAGGCCCGGATCGTCTTCAGGTTCGCTGCCCGGGCGGTCTGGACGCTTCGGCGCACGCTGTTTGGAAGCTGCGGACGCTCCGGGGAGTGGCACGCGAAGagtcttttttttctttcctttctcCCCTGATTCATGGCAAGCCTCGACGCCAGCTCTCACACGTTTCTTGGCCGATGCTGTGCTCCGGATCCAAGCGGCTCTGGGAAACGGCAAGCTGACCACGGGCCGGAAACGCTCTAGCAGCCATTGGCTTCACGCCCAACTGGGGCGACGGTGACAAgaggtggtgggcgggtTGACGCAGTCGGGCCCGCCGATGGGGCAAGGTCAGACCCAATGCGGAATCGACCTTCCCGCTGGCGGTACTTAATCGCATCATCAACTGTGCGCAGGGTTTCGTTCTCCAGTCTATCCAGTGTCATGCAGATGGCTGCATGCAGCGGCTGCTTGACGAGAAGAGGCGGACAGACGTCATGAGCCCGGTCCCCCTCTGCTGCgccagtagcagcagcagcagcgtctcctGCCTGGGTCCGTGGAACGCCTCTTTCAACGGCAGCTACCGTCCTGCCACCAGTGCTTGTCTCTAGATGTTGGAGGCTCGACCAgagccccctccccctcccccccacctTGTCCGTCACGTCACGAGCATCCCCAGGCGAGCAAGGATTCCAACAAGGGAGCTTTCCAGCTCCACGAAGAAGCCCACACTGCCGCCACGATTGCGCAAAGTACCAGGAGTACAGCACCTCTGCACCCTTGACCatgcccaccaccaccctggCTCGTTGCCACACACCACCTACCTGTGGAGCTGGAGCTTCGCAAGCTGACGAGACAGATCCTTGGGATTCGTCGCGAAGCTGGGGGGAGCTGGCATGCCTGCATGACCGCTGGAGCTCTGCTGCTCGTTTGTGCGACCTTGCTTCGatccctcccgccgccttgggAGCTGGAGCATTTTGCCATCCGCCCACAAGCGGcacccatgccatgccatccgAAAGACAAGCCAAATGGAGCAGGAAAAAGTCTTCCAATTCGGTCGCCGACTCGTTGTCGGCCGGTACCAACCATTGATTCGACCCAAGGCATGCCCCCCCACCCACGGCCGTCCCGAGTCATTGAGCACCTGTGAAtggcccctcctcctcgtgtgacttgctgctggccgtgctCCAGCGCAAgacgcctcgccgacgctcTGGCCACTGGGCCTGACTTGCAAGCTCTAGGCTCTGCGCGAgactggcagcagcagcaaaagaaGGGACGCTTGGGATCCCGTCTGGTGGGCGCTAGCGgggggcgagacggagaggagaagaggacCAAGAGGGCGCCGTGAATGGCAAGCTTGTGGCGGGGACCTCTggctgctccgccgccagcataGAGCTTCGTGTTTGAGCTTCCCATTGGACATGGTCGGCCCCCTCCGGCGGCCCTTTCTCGTCAGTCAATCATTTTTGGCGCAGGGTCGGAGGGTCATCAGAGTCACTAGTAGTACCTATAGCGTGCGCTCCGCTGGGTCTGCCGCGCTGGTGCCAGTCAGttgagcgccagcgcccccaGAATTGCGCGGGTGGCACCTCAGTGGAAGTAGATTGCCGAGGGCCCTGAACCCATCTACGTATCGTCcagtccatggcggcggcggcggcggcggcggcgacggcagcggcgggtgTCTGTCTGCCGACTGTAAACGCCCGCATTCCTCTCGAATCCGGCGCTGCACCAAACAACTTGAGCTTccaccgtcgtcgctgcctcACATCGCCAACTCACGGATCAAGGGCCCCTCGTCTCGGCCCCTCACCTCACACCggctcgggcgacgacatcgagaCGGACGCCGCTTGCGCAGGCCGCAGCGCCCTTGGACCCGTTCCCCTTTTGTCGCACATGATACCTGAGACGACAGCCACATCTATCTGCAAGGCTTCTCGACACGGCTCTGCTGCGCTCCCTCGCACTCACCCTCGGCGCTTGTCCCTCGTGGGCACGGCACCgagtacaaagtaccttgGGTAGCGGCTTGCGAGGAgtgtcgtcgcgcccggcGCATCGCAGAGCCGACGTGGGCTCGCCACCATCATTCATCCGGCCAACCCGTCTTCGCTTATTACCTAGTTaccacctacctacctactaagttactataCCTTACCTTCAATTTGCCTCCTTCGTACCTTGCCTTGGGTACCAACCAGTGCGGAGAGCACCGgcacctacttcgtactatctaggtacctacctttaTCGAGCTGCGCCGTGCGGCAGGGACCGGACCCTCTCGAGTCTCAAACCCAGACGGGGAGGCGGAGCTCCTgacaggacaggcaggcgcgggcgggcaccagACGCCGGTACCGTaaagtacctaccttgcctcctcgccttcttccctcTTCGCCTGGGCTTGCGCTGCGCTGAGAGCTTGCTTGACATAAGCTCTGGCTACCGCTTATACACACCTCGCGGGCACCATCTTCTTTCCCTTCCATCGCGCCGCCTACCACCTAGCCTCCATTTTGACCTTGCATCGACACAAACCTTTTCCCGCAGGCCTTTGGCGCGAACGCACAGTCTGCCTTTTGGCCATCTCAACCAGCAGTTCTTAGGTCCACTACCGGCCAGTAAACTCTCTGCGCAGCTTTTCGACACGGCATCTTTGCAAATAAATAGTCGCTCCCGTTTatatcgacgacgacgacgacgacgacgacgacgtgccctTTGTCACCGTCActggtcgcccgcccgcttcgTGCATCAGCTGCAACTCGCTCGCCCTCCCTCACCCAGCAGCTGATCGTGCTCGGCAgtctcggcctcgctgcaTTCTCCCGGGCAACGTCGCCGACTTGCGATGCGAAAGCTCTCTACGGCTTCTGCTTGCCCAATTGATCAACCGCCTCACTCAATCACATAGCACCTGCCCGCCTCGGAGCTGTCTCGCCTCATCATCTGCACCGACCTACTACTGCGCATGGTGGGGTCAAGATGCCACCACGCTCGTCCTTGACATCCTCCTTCTCAATCACAGACGCTACCAACGAAGTCGTCTGCCCTCTCCGCAATCAGGATGGCTCTAGCTGTCGCAAGCGATGTGTCGGCGTGAGTTTACCTGCTTCTCTTTGGCCGCGTATCAGCTGCGTCGGCCTCGTGCCCTGCTTGCATGCATGGTCACGACGACTTGCTCAGCTCCAGCTgccatggcgctgctgcgcttctGTATCCCGATCCGATGCGGCTGCAATAGATCACTGACCATTTCACTCGTCGCACAGGAAAAGCGATATCGCTCCATGCAGGAGCATATCCGCCGGGCGCACCCTGAACACTATATCCCCAAGCTCCCCGCGACCGAGGAAAGCTTCCTACTCATGATTAGCTCCCCGCCCCAGGAGCGCCGCAACGACCAGCCCACATCATCTGCCGCTCAGAGTtggtccccccccccctcctctcccgaGCTCACTGATGCAGTGGTGAGCTGACCTACCCGCCACAACAGACCTCAACGACAGAGGCAATTATTATCGTGACACACCAAGCAACCCTGGTACGCCGCGTCATAGTGATGAGTACACCACAAGTGGTGGTAACCGAATGCTGGGGGCAgctcgcgcagcggcggctctcgCCGAACTTCACGGTATCAAGTCTGAGCGAGACATTGACATGGATGGCGTATGACTCCCTGGCCCCGCCGCTCCTATCGATAGCGTTGATGGGCTCAGCCCGGCATGGACGGCAGCTGACACTCGGGCTTGACCCGCGACCACTCCAGGGTTACTATTCGGACTCGGATGGGCGGCGCATTCCTCGAAGCTCGATTGAGCTGCCTCCCCTCAACCTGTCTCACAACGACATCACCAGTGATCCATTCTCTGGAGGCAGGCCACGCGAGATCCTGCCATCGCTCATGGCACATTCGCCTCCTGGCCGGTCCTCGACCCTGCCCCCGCTGCAGAGACCCCTCGGCCAACAAAGCCGCCCTCGGAAGCAGTCGGTGTCGaagcgcggccgcgagcctcaccacaagaagaagaactCCAAGGGGCAGAACATTGACCTCTTTCGCCGTCTTCAGAACGAGGAGCCTCCAAGATATGGTGGTGGCTTTGATCGGAAGGCTCTGTCTGCAGAACCGTCCGCAAACCGCGATAAGCGGTGGGCAGACTTgattgacgccgccgcggcttccgccgcgggcgacctgGACGATCGCACTCCAGTAAGTTTATACACTCGCCTGGGCGTGTGTCATCATGTTCTACCTCCTGACACTGTCGCCCGCAGGTTCCTCAGTCACCCGTTTCCATCCAGCGAGGTTCTTTGCCACCGTTCCACCATCCGCAGCCAGCTCAACCGACGAGCTATCAGGCCTCTCCTCTACAACAGGCTCTCACTCCACCATCATTCAACCAAGATGTTGCCGAGCCTTTTCCATCAGTGGAAAGCGGCGAGAGTGGCGAGACATTTCACATGGGCTCCCAGGGACTCTCGGAATCGTCGCCGAGCTACGGCTCTTCGCAAAACATCCAGATTtactgcgccgcctgccaggGAGTGTCACAGCTCAAGAACTCGTACGCATGTACCGAGTGCATCTGTGGGCTGTGTTCTACCTGTGTCGGTGTCCTCATGGCAGAGCAGGGAGCGCATAGGAAATGTCCCCGCTGTGCTACCATCGGCGGCCGGTTCAAGCCTTTTCAGCTCGAAATCAGGTGATGTGACCATCTTCTAGGATTCGTTTTCCCCATGCATGTTCGCCTGCCTTTCCCGGTGCGGGGACGAAAAAAGCACAAGACAAACGACCCGACATCCTTTCTAGCATCATCAACAGGCGCCCTGGACGGCATCATGATACAGTTCTGTTTTCGCTCTCGCTTTATTTCGCCCCGGGCAACACGCCTTCATGTTGATTTCCCAGAGGCACGTATTTTGCCACGGGATTTATGGCTTAGCTGGTCGGTCGGGCCTGgcttgcgccgcgcgcggTACATATGGTAGGTTTTACTCCCGCTCACCTCCACGGTGACTTTTGGATACTGGCGTTCAGATTGGTTTGACAACACTGCACTGGTTGGGTATTTTGGGTAGGCAAGGTCCTCTCTGCCTCGGTGTTTTTTGGTTACTTGCTGGAGATGTTTTACTCCATTGGGTCGGCCGGGGATGGTTTAATTACGGAGGCCGGAACGTCTCATTTCACGCCTCGTGTTAGGCAGGCGCATTGTTACGTACTGCAATGAACGAATGCTCTATATCTTGTGCGCCCCGCGGACGATATCGCGGCATGGTGCTCCGTGTGACGCGACATGTACTAATCAAGATCCGGTCTGCCGCATACCGGCGGGCACGGTATGCTCTTTGACCCAACCAACGCCAAAACAAGGCTTCAGTCCTGCCAATCCAAGTGCGGGCCGAGCAATCCATTGGTACGTGGAGCGAGACGCAAGGCACAAGTGACCAGACGTCTAGAATCTCTTCTTTCCCGCCTTCTCCTTTTCCTGCTTGAGCAAGGCGTCACGGACGGCGGCCCGCTGGTtgcggctgccgccgagcttggGGCCCTTGAGAACGTCGCCCTggggttgctgctggcgcgaggcgggctgAGCGTGCCGCctgcgctggcggcgcagagcCATGTCGCTGAGATACTGCTGGCGGAACTGCTCCGCCATGCGGTCGTCGGCCGATTTGTCGTcgcctggcgcggcgggcggcggcacggaaggggggggaacGTCGTAGACATCCACTGGAGATGCGCAGGTTAGCTTCTCGAGGGGCCAGCATGGCGAGAGGAACGGGACCAGGGGGGATCGACGTGACGTACGTCTATTCTCATGAAGGAactgctcgacgagctgatCTCGCTTGATGTCATTGCTGCCACGCCTGTtacggccgcggcgcggcttGGATGATGGCCCAGCAGTAGCCAtctcggcgcgctggcgctgggcctGGTCGCGGCGGTCCCAAACCTTATCCGGGACCTggacctcgagcagcttgccgtgcttggctggctggtccgTCACGGCCTTGGTGAGCGACACGCCGGGGCGGgtgaggtgctgctgctgctgcccgcggccgtcgactgGCTGCGACGTAGACGCggagcccggcgacggcgcgttGCGGCTAGATAGGCGAGACTCTATATATTCGGTCCTTAGATGATTAGCACGCGGACAGAAGCCACCAAGGGGGGTTGGTGACGTTTGGGgaagcgacggcgggcgtTTTGAGGCTGAGACGTACATGTGCCTGTCGTTGAgagaggcgacgaggccggtCTGGTGGGTGAAGCGGTCGCCGATGCCACGGAGCGGCGGcctgtcatcgtcgtcggcatcggcgtttgctcctcctccccgggGGACGAGGGTGCGCGACGAGACCGAAGACATGCCGCCGGggtggtcgtcggcgggctgcgaagaggaggcgaagccgacgccgacccggGGGCGGGCTCTCCGGGCGTTGCGCATGCGcaaggcggcagcgacggcggacTCTTCCTCGGAGgagcctgctgcggcgggggcagcgTCTTCATGCGCGTCGGCGGGAGGGCTCGCGGAGTTGGCATGAGGAACGCGGCTGCTGGTCGCCGCGGCaggggcgtcgacgacgacgtcgtcatcgccggcgcgctggcggtAGCCGATCCTGCGCTTCTTGGAGCGGAAGCGGACGGTTTCGTGCTCGTACTCGCGCTTATGCTCGTGCTCGGATTTCGGGGACGCGGCACCCTCGGGGCGatggtcgccggcgccaggtGCTgaggcttcttcttccatgACGAGGCGTGGGTGTTCGTGTGTAGCAAAGTGCTTTGTGCTTGAGAGGCTATgaggagagcggcggccTGAGCAAGGGCCAGGCTATGTTGCTGCCATgggcggaggggaggggacgcgagcggcgacgacggcggcggatggtCGATGGCGGATGGCTTGTTGGGGAGATATGTGTTGATGattgtggtggtgatgactGGGGATGGGCGAAGGAAGTCGATGCTAGTGTCCTTCGGGGGTTTTGCCTGCCTGAGGGACGGGAGGTGATGAGGTGGGCAGATTGGGCGTTGATTTGGCGCACGCAGTGCGCCGCCCAGGTGCCCAGGTGGGGCAGGGGGGTTCCAGGCTATTGCagtactacctaggtacggGCAGGTCCCAGGCAGCGGTGAGCCAAGCCAGCGTTGAGGCCAGCTGTGGCAGTGACCTAGATGCACTGCTTCAGGGCGTCTTGAGCGACGCTGGACAGGCGGGGTACTCAGCGATAGGTGAGGTGCTGGAATGGAGTGCTGTAAcaggtccagctcgccccAGCTGTCTCCCAGCTGTGCTCAATCTagggcagccagcgcaaACAGCGGTACAATACTTTTAAGGTACCTTACAGTTGCAGTTACCTCATCTGCCTCAGTTAGTAGCCGTGGACCTCTGTACATTGTATAATTGTGCGTCCTTGCACTGTTAGTAGTAATTCGCCCGGGTTGGTACCTGGTAGGTACACCCGCTGTGCAACCCCGCCGAGAACGGACGGGATCTCGAGATGCGGCAGGCGACCCGCATGTGTGCGACGAGCACCAGAGAAGTAGCAGCCCGTCTCGCAAGATTGCAAAGAGAAAAGCAAAAACAAAGGGCGCAGCGGGATGACTTGCTCGCTCGTGAACCGTGCAATTCGTATAGGCCATTGGGTGAGGCTTTCCAGAGCCCGGCGCATCTTGTTCTTGCTCATCAGCGCACGGTGCGAGcgaggtacctacctgtGGAACGAAGTACTAAAAGTAcatcatgatgatggtggtttgcggcggcgggccagttGCCGTGGCGGGGCGGAAGGATGCCCCCCCGCCTCGGCGGTCCAGCTCTCTCCGTAAAGTTGAACCTCACACCCTCCAAAGCATCCCTCTCTTCCATCGCGCACACAGAGAACCACCACCGGGATGCCCCAACGGGTACGCAGCTCTTTTCACTTGGTCCCCTCCCCGAgatgcatgcacgcatgcatgcctgcctcgccgccgctgcagaaGACGCTGACCAGCCGTGCGGCAGTTTTACTTtgtcgcccacggcggcgtcgtgcagGGTCAGTAACTacggcagcatcatcatgATAAAATCGaacctccccccccccccctcctccattACCAGGATCTATTTTGTGGGGTTTGCTCTTGCCTTTCTTGCCACTGTTTGTTTGTCTTGTATGTGTGTTTGTTGTTGTACAAAAGTTATATTGCAAGACGTTCAGACTGACGTCAGGCTGGCTCCCGCCCCCTTTTTCGGAGCCACATACTGCAACAGGCGTTGGCTTCCGGTACTTTACCAGAGAAAAGGCTCGCGAATATGGCGTGACGGGCTGGTGCAGGAACACAAGCGACAACAAGGTGCGTTGTCTGTTCTTCACACTGGCTCGGCCTTCATAAAACTCGCgtgcgacgacggggccgcccgccgcgcacgcACGACACAAAACAAAAGCTACTTTACACACGGTATGAGCTGTGGCTAACGCAAATCGCCAAACCCCGGCGGGAGAGCAGGTCGAAGGGGAGGtccagggcgaggacgaggcgctgcaaAAGTTCTTCAAGGATATCGATGACGGGCCGCGACACGCGCACGTCGTGCAGGTCACCAGGGAGGATCGCGAGGCGGTGGATGGCGAGCAGAGCTTCTCTGTCCGCCGTTGACGAGTAAACTCGGTAACTTGACGTGTGTCCCTTCTTGACCGTACGTACTCTGTTTCGATGCCCAAGTGCTggttgacgccgtcgcccaagTCAATCGCTGCGACGCCAGTGTCGCCAAGTACATATAATATGCCCCCTGCAAGTAAATACAACCCCGGGTGCCAAGCACATAATGGCAATCCCGTCAAAAGCCTCTACCGCGTCTCTTAATGACGGGC belongs to Purpureocillium takamizusanense chromosome 1, complete sequence and includes:
- a CDS encoding uncharacterized protein (COG:S~EggNog:ENOG503NYY2), giving the protein MPPRSSLTSSFSITDATNEVVCPLRNQDGSSCRKRCVGEKRYRSMQEHIRRAHPEHYIPKLPATEESFLLMISSPPQERRNDQPTSSAAQNLNDRGNYYRDTPSNPGTPRHSDEYTTSGGNRMLGAARAAAALAELHGIKSERDIDMDGGYYSDSDGRRIPRSSIELPPLNLSHNDITSDPFSGGRPREILPSLMAHSPPGRSSTLPPLQRPLGQQSRPRKQSVSKRGREPHHKKKNSKGQNIDLFRRLQNEEPPRYGGGFDRKALSAEPSANRDKRWADLIDAAAASAAGDLDDRTPVPQSPVSIQRGSLPPFHHPQPAQPTSYQASPLQQALTPPSFNQDVAEPFPSVESGESGETFHMGSQGLSESSPSYGSSQNIQIYCAACQGVSQLKNSYACTECICGLCSTCVGVLMAEQGAHRKCPRCATIGGRFKPFQLEIR
- a CDS encoding uncharacterized protein (COG:S~EggNog:ENOG503NYY2~TransMembrane:1 (i21-42o)), with protein sequence MCRREFTCFSLAAYQLRRPRALLACMVTTTCSAPAAMALLRFCIPIRCGCNRSLTISLVAQEKRYRSMQEHIRRAHPEHYIPKLPATEESFLLMISSPPQERRNDQPTSSAAQNLNDRGNYYRDTPSNPARAAAALAELHGIKSERDIDMDGGYYSDSDGRRIPRSSIELPPLNLSHNDITSDPFSGGRPREILPSLMAHSPPGRSSTLPPLQRPLGQQSRPRKQSVSKRGREPHHKKKNSKGQNIDLFRRLQNEEPPRYGGGFDRKALSAEPSANRDKRWADLIDAAAASAAGDLDDRTPVPQSPVSIQRGSLPPFHHPQPAQPTSYQASPLQQALTPPSFNQDVAEPFPSVESGESGETFHMGSQGLSESSPSYGSSQNIQIYCAACQGVSQLKNSYACTECICGLCSTCVGVLMAEQGAHRKCPRCATIGGRFKPFQLEIR
- a CDS encoding uncharacterized protein (EggNog:ENOG503P4SJ~COG:S), translating into MEEEASAPGAGDHRPEGAASPKSEHEHKREYEHETVRFRSKKRRIGYRQRAGDDDVVVDAPAAATSSRVPHANSASPPADAHEDAAPAAAGSSEEESAVAAALRMRNARRARPRVGVGFASSSQPADDHPGGMSSVSSRTLVPRGGGANADADDDDRPPLRGIGDRFTHQTGLVASLNDRHMTEYIESRLSSRNAPSPGSASTSQPVDGRGQQQQHLTRPGVSLTKAVTDQPAKHGKLLEVQVPDKVWDRRDQAQRQRAEMATAGPSSKPRRGRNRRGSNDIKRDQLVEQFLHENRLDVYDVPPPSVPPPAAPGDDKSADDRMAEQFRQQYLSDMALRRQRRRHAQPASRQQQPQGDVLKGPKLGGSRNQRAAVRDALLKQEKEKAGKKRF
- a CDS encoding Acylphosphatase (EggNog:ENOG503P6ZB~COG:G); its protein translation is MPQRFYFVAHGGVVQGVGFRYFTREKAREYGVTGWCRNTSDNKVEGEVQGEDEALQKFFKDIDDGPRHAHVVQVTREDREAVDGEQSFSVRR